The genomic window AGCAGTTATAATTTGACTCAGTAAATTAAACCATATCCCTCACATATTATTACTAGTGGTCTATCAAGTTAGTTTTGACGGTTCGTAGTAAGGACTTTAGTCCTGATTTTTCTAAGGACTAAAGTCCTTACTACAAACTTGCTTATCCCTCAACTCAAATTTGATGGACTACTAGAGGTGAGGTCAAAAATATTTCACCCTTCCCTGTAACCCTTGCCCTTTGCTCAAAATCAGCATCCCACAATTCCGCACACCATGCCATGATCAACTGGAATGACTACCTACAATCACTCTGCAAAGATTATGCCCAAAAGTGTAAATACACGTTAACGGACGTAGTGGGACAGCAGCGAGTTGAGCAGAAACACTCACCGCTACTGTTAGATTTTATGGTGCAGACGGTGCAATCTGGCAAGGAAGAAAGAAGCGCAGACCAGCAAGTTGAGCGTTTAGACGTGCTGGCAGGGTTGCGGAAGTATGCTAAAGAACACGTTTTGCTAGTAGGGCGGCCTGGTTCGGGGAAATCGACAGCGTTGTTGCGGTTGTTGCTGGAGGAAGCGGAGAAACCCCTCCCCCAACCCCTCCCCGAAGCGGAGAGGGGAGCTAATTCTCCCCCTTCCCTCCCCAAAGTGGACAGAGGAGTTAATTCTCCCCCTTCCCTTGCAGGGAAGGGGGTTGGGGGGTTAGGTCAAATCCCCATCCTAGTAGAGTTGCGCTATTACCAAACCTCAGTCCTAGACTTGATTCGGGATTTCTTAAAACGCCATCGCCTACTACTAGACACTGCAACCATAGAACAACTGCTGTGTCAGGGACAATTTTTGCTGCTTGTGGATGGTATTAACGAATTACCCTCAGAAAAAGCGCGGCAAGATTTATCTAAATTCCGGCAAGACAACCAAAAAAGCACGCCGATGATATTCACCACGCGGGATTTAGGCGTGGGGGGTGATTTGGGCATTACTAAGAAGCTGGAAATGCGACCCCTGACAGCAGAACAGATGCAGCAATTTGTCCGCGCCTATCTGCCAGAACAGGGTGAGCAGATGTTGCAGAACTTAGGCGACAGGTTGCGGGAGTTTGGAGAAACACCGTTGCTGCTGTGGATGCTGTGTTCATTGTTTCAGTCCACAGGAGACATCCCGCAGAACTTGGGTTTGGTGTTTCGCCAGTTTACCCAAAGCTATGAACGTAAATTTCGGCAAGATATCCCAGTTACAGATGAGTCTCGGCGGTGGTGGTTCTCGTTATTAAAACATCTGGCGTTTTACATGACCAAAGGGGATAAGCTGACAGAATTAAATGTTGCCATACCCAGATTAAAAGCAGAGGAAGTTTTAACCCAGTTTTTGCAAGCTGAGAAATTTGATAAACCACGCGACAGAGGTTTAAACTGGCTGCAAGACTTACTCAACCATCACTTAATTCAACTTGGGGCAAATGACCAAATTGAATTCCGCCACCAACTAATTCAGGAATATTACACGGCAGAATGTTTGCTCAAGCAGTTACCAAGCCTCAGTGATGATTGCCTCCAGCGAGAGTATTTAAATTATTTAAAATGGACTGAACCATTCAAATTGATGCTGAAATTGGTGGATGATGCGGCGCAAGCAATACGAGTAGTAAAGTTAGCCTTAGAGGTAGATTGGCAGTTAGGGGCAAAGTTAGCAGGAGCAGTGAAGCCGGATTTCCAACAACAGACAGTTGATTTAGTTGCTAGTTTAGAAGTCTCTTTCTTATTTAAAGTTCGGCTTTTAGGCTTAACAAAATCTGAGCAAGCAATATCTTATCTGAATCAATTACTAGAAAATGCAGACTCTGATGTGCGTTCTAGTGTGGCGGAGGCCCTGGGAGAAATAAAATCAGAGGCGGTGATTCCTGGTCTAATTGAATTGCTAAAAGATGACGACTCTGATGTGCGCTCTAGTGTAGTTATCTCTCTGGAAAAAATTAAACTAAAAGCAGCAATTCCTGAACTAATTAATCTTCTTCGACATGAAGACTTTGATGTAAGTCTTGACGCAGCAGAAGCTCTGGGGGCAATGAAATTCAAAGAAGCGATTCCTGAGTTAATTAATCTTATTCAAGATGAAAACTATCTTGTAAGAGTTAGTGCAGCAAAGGCCAAAGCACAAATCGAATTACCTTTAGTAATTCCTAGATACATTAATTTTAACCAATATGATTATAAATTGTCTGAGGTAGTTTCTTGGGTGACATCAGTTTTGAAAAATATCAAGTTCCATGAAGTAGAGTATGAGGTTATCACATCACTTCAAAAGATATTGAAATATGAATACTCTGTATTAGGAAATTATGGATATATTCTTAATCATGCAATTAAAGCACTTGAAGCGATACAAAAAGAATGTAATTACTATAACTACAGACT from Nostoc sp. UHCC 0870 includes these protein-coding regions:
- a CDS encoding HEAT repeat domain-containing protein; its protein translation is MINWNDYLQSLCKDYAQKCKYTLTDVVGQQRVEQKHSPLLLDFMVQTVQSGKEERSADQQVERLDVLAGLRKYAKEHVLLVGRPGSGKSTALLRLLLEEAEKPLPQPLPEAERGANSPPSLPKVDRGVNSPPSLAGKGVGGLGQIPILVELRYYQTSVLDLIRDFLKRHRLLLDTATIEQLLCQGQFLLLVDGINELPSEKARQDLSKFRQDNQKSTPMIFTTRDLGVGGDLGITKKLEMRPLTAEQMQQFVRAYLPEQGEQMLQNLGDRLREFGETPLLLWMLCSLFQSTGDIPQNLGLVFRQFTQSYERKFRQDIPVTDESRRWWFSLLKHLAFYMTKGDKLTELNVAIPRLKAEEVLTQFLQAEKFDKPRDRGLNWLQDLLNHHLIQLGANDQIEFRHQLIQEYYTAECLLKQLPSLSDDCLQREYLNYLKWTEPFKLMLKLVDDAAQAIRVVKLALEVDWQLGAKLAGAVKPDFQQQTVDLVASLEVSFLFKVRLLGLTKSEQAISYLNQLLENADSDVRSSVAEALGEIKSEAVIPGLIELLKDDDSDVRSSVVISLEKIKLKAAIPELINLLRHEDFDVSLDAAEALGAMKFKEAIPELINLIQDENYLVRVSAAKAKAQIELPLVIPRYINFNQYDYKLSEVVSWVTSVLKNIKFHEVEYEVITSLQKILKYEYSVLGNYGYILNHAIKALEAIQKECNYYNYRLTQPIAESKSQPDISQSNPIKPSLMHILHLSDLHFGTSDQAKLWSNQLASDLQNELNILQLDALILSGDIANKSTPDEYAAAQQFLNELRQDFALQPEQIIIVPGNHDLNWQISEEEGYIPTLRRKYQGSINESCVIDDGGAYIAVVDPENHKRRFEHFSNFYQTIKNQPYPLDYDQQYTLDHFPNQKLLILGLNSAWQLDHHYKSHASININALTKALTEIRRNQDYQNCIKIAVWHHPLNSASEDRITDHGFMEQLAQANFRFALHGHIHKAETSLYKYDMSASGRKLDIISAGTFGAPVWEWVSGYPLQYNLLKFADNKLTVYTRRREELNGVWKPDARWLMGAGQNPLPYYEVQL